One segment of Pseudomonas asgharzadehiana DNA contains the following:
- the def gene encoding peptide deformylase, whose amino-acid sequence MAILNILEFPDSRLRTIAKPVAVVDDKVRQLVDDMFETMYEAPGIGLAATQVNVHLRVVVMDLSEDRSEPRVYINPEFEPLTEEMGEYQEGCLSVPEFYENVERPLRVKIKALDRDGKPFELIAEGLLAVCIQHECDHLNGKLFVDYLSTLKRDRIKKKLEKKHRQQA is encoded by the coding sequence ATGGCTATTTTGAACATCCTCGAATTCCCCGACTCGCGCCTGCGCACGATCGCCAAACCGGTGGCCGTAGTGGACGACAAGGTTCGTCAGTTGGTCGATGACATGTTTGAAACAATGTATGAAGCGCCGGGCATCGGCCTCGCCGCCACCCAGGTCAACGTGCATTTGCGCGTCGTGGTCATGGACCTGTCCGAGGATCGCAGCGAACCGAGGGTATACATCAACCCCGAGTTCGAACCACTGACCGAAGAGATGGGCGAGTACCAGGAAGGTTGCCTTTCGGTGCCGGAGTTCTACGAGAATGTGGAGCGCCCGTTGCGCGTGAAGATCAAGGCGCTGGACCGCGACGGCAAGCCGTTCGAGCTGATTGCCGAAGGCCTGCTGGCGGTGTGCATCCAGCACGAATGCGACCACCTCAACGGCAAGCTGTTTGTGGATTACCTGTCCACACTCAAGCGCGACCGGATCAAGAAGAAGCTGGAAAAAAAGCATCGCCAGCAAGCTTGA
- the aroE gene encoding shikimate dehydrogenase, whose amino-acid sequence MDKYVVFGNPIGHSKSPLIHRLFAEQTGEQLDYSTLLAPLEDFTGCAREFFVQGRGANVTVPFKEDAYRLADSLTERAQRAGAVNTLSKLADGTLLGDNTDGAGLVRDLTVNAGLSLQGKRILLLGAGGAVRGALEPLLAERPSSLIIANRTVEKAERLAELFDDLGPVSASGFDWLREPVDVIINATSASLSGDVPPIAGSLIEPGKTFCYDMMYAKEPTAFCRWASKQGAAVAMDGLGMLVEQAAEAFFLWRGVRPDSAPVLAQMRRQLA is encoded by the coding sequence ATGGATAAATATGTCGTCTTCGGCAACCCCATCGGTCACAGCAAGTCGCCGCTGATACACCGCCTGTTCGCCGAGCAGACCGGCGAACAACTGGACTACAGCACCTTGCTCGCGCCGCTGGAGGATTTCACCGGCTGCGCTCGTGAGTTCTTTGTGCAAGGCCGTGGCGCCAACGTCACCGTACCGTTCAAGGAAGACGCCTACCGGCTGGCCGACAGCCTCACCGAACGCGCTCAACGCGCTGGCGCGGTAAATACCTTGAGCAAGTTGGCCGACGGCACCTTGTTGGGCGATAACACCGACGGCGCGGGCCTGGTGCGTGACCTGACGGTAAACGCCGGGTTGAGTCTGCAAGGCAAACGCATCCTGTTGCTGGGCGCCGGTGGCGCGGTACGCGGGGCGCTGGAGCCGTTGCTGGCCGAGCGGCCTTCTTCGTTGATCATCGCCAACCGCACCGTGGAAAAGGCCGAGAGACTCGCCGAATTGTTCGATGACCTTGGCCCTGTGTCCGCCAGCGGTTTCGACTGGCTGCGTGAGCCGGTGGACGTGATCATCAACGCCACGTCCGCCAGCCTGTCAGGCGATGTACCGCCGATTGCCGGCAGCCTGATCGAACCGGGCAAGACGTTCTGCTACGACATGATGTACGCCAAGGAGCCGACTGCGTTTTGCCGCTGGGCCAGCAAGCAGGGGGCAGCGGTGGCGATGGACGGCCTGGGCATGCTGGTGGAACAGGCGGCTGAAGCTTTCTTCCTGTGGCGCGGTGTGCGCCCGGATTCGGCGCCTGTATTGGCGCAGATGCGCCGCCAGTTGGCCTAA
- the dprA gene encoding DNA-processing protein DprA, with the protein MYPTNSHPISPSELEARLRLHRLPELGPKRFRLLIEAFGSASKAISAPASAWRALGLPTLSAEARRSPEIRDGASEALAWLARPAQHLLMWDQPEYPALLAQIDDAPPLLFVAGDPAILEKPQLAMVGSRRASRPGMDTAAAFSRSLASAGFVITSGLALGIDGAAHQAALDVGGHTIGVLGTGLENFYPQRHRRLAAAMIAQGSAVVSEFPLDAPPQASNFPRRNRIISGLSLGVLVVEASMASGSLITAKLAAEQGREVYAIPGSIHHPGAKGCHQLIREGATLVETIEHILEGLRGWQALSRPAPLPVTHPLVALLHAAPHTSEALAIASGRPLSQVLANLTELELEGQVICESGRWVARCQLL; encoded by the coding sequence ATGTATCCGACAAACAGCCACCCAATTTCCCCGTCAGAACTGGAAGCACGGCTACGCCTGCACAGGCTCCCGGAACTGGGGCCCAAGCGTTTTCGCTTATTGATCGAAGCGTTCGGCAGCGCTTCAAAAGCCATCAGTGCCCCCGCCAGTGCCTGGCGTGCGCTGGGCTTGCCAACCCTCAGCGCCGAAGCTCGGCGCAGCCCTGAAATACGCGACGGTGCCAGCGAGGCATTGGCTTGGCTGGCGCGCCCGGCCCAGCATTTGTTGATGTGGGACCAACCTGAGTACCCCGCGCTGCTGGCGCAGATCGACGATGCACCGCCGCTGTTGTTCGTCGCCGGCGACCCCGCAATCCTGGAAAAACCGCAACTGGCGATGGTCGGCAGTCGCCGTGCCTCGCGCCCCGGCATGGACACCGCCGCGGCGTTTTCCCGCAGCCTGGCGAGTGCCGGTTTTGTCATCACCAGCGGCTTGGCCCTGGGCATTGATGGCGCGGCGCATCAAGCGGCGTTGGATGTGGGAGGCCACACAATCGGCGTACTGGGCACGGGGCTGGAAAATTTTTATCCACAGCGCCACCGACGGCTTGCTGCCGCGATGATTGCCCAAGGCAGCGCGGTGGTTTCCGAGTTCCCGTTGGACGCCCCGCCCCAGGCCAGTAACTTTCCCCGGCGTAATCGGATCATCAGTGGCCTGTCCCTGGGCGTATTGGTGGTGGAAGCCAGCATGGCCAGCGGCTCGTTGATCACCGCAAAACTGGCCGCCGAGCAGGGGCGTGAGGTGTATGCGATCCCAGGTTCGATTCATCATCCCGGTGCCAAGGGCTGTCACCAGTTGATCCGCGAGGGCGCGACGCTGGTGGAGACCATCGAGCACATTCTCGAAGGTTTACGCGGCTGGCAGGCCTTGTCGCGTCCGGCCCCGTTGCCGGTGACGCACCCGCTGGTGGCGCTGCTGCACGCCGCCCCCCACACCAGTGAAGCCTTGGCGATTGCCAGCGGGCGGCCGTTGTCTCAGGTGTTGGCGAACCTCACGGAGTTGGAGCTGGAAGGCCAGGTGATCTGCGAAAGCGGGCGCTGGGTTGCGCGCTGTCAGCTTTTGTAG
- the choX gene encoding choline ABC transporter substrate-binding protein — MQKLTVVLGILALSSANVYADASCETVKMADPGWSDIAATNAITGFLLTGMGYKAKVDTLAVPITFGGLKDGQVDVFLGNWMPAQQGFYDKFVANGDVVQLAKNLDGTEFTLAVPDYVWDAGVHEFADLNKFADKFDKRIYGIGSGAPANISLQEIIKKNDFDLGQWKLIESSEQAMLAEVSRAVKKQRFVTFLGWTPHPMNVQLKMHYLKGGEKYFGATGSVYTLTRKGYAQACPNVGKLLTNLSFTQEMENSIMAQVANNKLSNAEAAKAWIKANPAVLDKWLEGVKTVDGQDALAAVKAKL; from the coding sequence ATGCAAAAGTTAACGGTAGTGCTGGGCATTCTGGCGTTAAGCAGCGCCAACGTGTACGCGGACGCCAGCTGCGAAACAGTGAAAATGGCCGATCCCGGCTGGAGCGACATCGCCGCGACCAACGCCATCACCGGTTTTCTGCTGACGGGCATGGGCTACAAGGCCAAGGTCGACACCCTGGCGGTGCCGATTACCTTCGGCGGGCTCAAGGACGGCCAGGTGGATGTGTTCCTCGGCAATTGGATGCCGGCGCAGCAGGGGTTCTACGACAAGTTCGTGGCCAATGGCGATGTCGTGCAATTGGCCAAGAACCTCGACGGCACCGAGTTCACCCTCGCCGTGCCGGACTACGTGTGGGACGCCGGTGTGCATGAGTTTGCCGACCTGAACAAATTCGCCGACAAGTTCGACAAGAGGATCTACGGCATTGGCTCCGGCGCGCCGGCGAACATCTCGTTGCAGGAGATCATCAAGAAGAACGACTTTGACCTGGGCCAGTGGAAGCTGATCGAGTCCAGCGAACAGGCGATGCTCGCCGAAGTGTCCCGGGCAGTGAAGAAACAGCGCTTTGTCACCTTCCTCGGCTGGACGCCGCACCCGATGAACGTGCAGTTGAAAATGCACTACCTCAAGGGCGGCGAGAAATATTTTGGCGCTACCGGTAGCGTGTACACCCTGACCCGCAAAGGGTACGCCCAGGCCTGCCCGAACGTAGGAAAACTGCTGACCAACCTGAGTTTCACCCAGGAGATGGAGAACAGCATCATGGCGCAGGTGGCCAACAATAAGCTCAGCAATGCCGAGGCGGCGAAGGCGTGGATCAAGGCCAACCCGGCGGTGCTGGACAAATGGCTGGAGGGCGTAAAAACCGTGGATGGCCAGGATGCGCTGGCGGCGGTCAAAGCCAAGCTCTAA
- a CDS encoding SulP family inorganic anion transporter: MPRPNRHTLFPFLSWLPRQTRASVGRDAMVGLSGAVLALPQSIAYALIAGLPPEYGLYAAIIPVLIACLWGSSWHLICGPTAAISIVLYASVSPLAVPGSQDYITLILLLTFLAGVFQWLLGMLRFGALVNFVSHSVVLGFTLGAAVVIALGQLPNLLGLVLPSQATAINSLLALIDHSGEWDHASLALGLGTLLVGALLKSLVPRWPTLLIALALSSLAAWLWPAVFGHVARVSSFIGKLPPFSPLPMDLDMILRLLPSAVAVGMLGLVTSLSIARSLSARSQQLLDANQEVRAQGLSNIVGGFFSGYVSAGSFTRSGLSYEAGACSPLAGVFSALWVALFAVFGAALIAHIPIPSMAASILLICWGLVDHRGIRALFRVSRAEFVVMSLTCVATLLLELQTAIYAGVLASLFFYLKRTSQPRVQQWRDGEEDVLRVGGSIFFGASHYLQVRLQSLQGERVVIEAQQINFIDYSGVEMLHQEARRLRGLGRSLTLRRARPQVVDELKKLEGADKCPIHFED; encoded by the coding sequence ATGCCCCGGCCCAACCGCCACACACTCTTTCCTTTCCTGAGTTGGCTGCCGCGCCAAACCCGCGCCAGCGTCGGCCGGGACGCGATGGTCGGCCTCAGCGGCGCCGTGCTCGCGTTGCCGCAGTCGATTGCCTACGCATTGATCGCCGGCCTCCCACCGGAATATGGCCTGTACGCCGCCATCATCCCGGTGCTGATCGCGTGTCTGTGGGGTTCGTCCTGGCACCTGATCTGCGGCCCCACGGCGGCGATTTCCATCGTGCTCTACGCCAGCGTCAGCCCGCTGGCCGTCCCTGGGTCACAGGACTACATCACGCTCATCCTGTTGCTTACCTTCCTCGCAGGCGTTTTCCAGTGGTTGCTGGGCATGCTGCGCTTCGGTGCGCTGGTGAACTTCGTCTCCCATTCGGTGGTGTTGGGGTTCACCCTCGGCGCCGCCGTGGTGATCGCCCTTGGGCAGTTGCCCAACCTGCTGGGCCTGGTTTTGCCGAGCCAGGCCACGGCGATCAACAGCCTGCTGGCGCTGATCGACCATAGCGGCGAGTGGGACCACGCCTCACTGGCCCTGGGCCTGGGCACGTTGCTGGTGGGTGCATTGCTTAAGTCTCTGGTGCCACGCTGGCCGACGTTATTGATTGCCCTGGCATTGAGCAGCCTGGCCGCATGGCTGTGGCCGGCGGTATTCGGGCACGTGGCGCGGGTCAGTTCGTTTATCGGCAAACTGCCGCCGTTCAGCCCGTTGCCAATGGACCTGGACATGATCCTGCGCCTGCTACCCAGTGCCGTGGCGGTGGGCATGCTGGGGCTGGTGACCAGCCTGTCGATTGCGCGCTCGCTGTCGGCCCGTTCACAGCAATTGCTCGACGCCAATCAAGAAGTACGTGCGCAGGGTTTATCCAACATCGTCGGCGGATTTTTCTCCGGTTACGTGTCGGCTGGTTCCTTTACCCGCTCAGGCCTGAGCTATGAAGCCGGGGCCTGTTCGCCGTTGGCCGGGGTGTTTTCGGCGTTGTGGGTGGCGCTGTTTGCAGTGTTTGGCGCGGCGTTGATCGCGCATATCCCGATTCCGAGCATGGCGGCGAGCATCCTGTTGATTTGCTGGGGCCTGGTGGACCATCGCGGCATCCGCGCGCTGTTCCGGGTCAGCCGCGCCGAGTTTGTGGTGATGAGCCTCACCTGTGTCGCCACCTTGCTGCTGGAACTGCAAACAGCGATCTATGCCGGCGTGTTGGCCTCGCTGTTTTTTTACCTCAAGCGCACCTCGCAGCCGCGGGTTCAACAATGGCGAGATGGAGAAGAAGACGTGCTGCGGGTCGGCGGTTCGATCTTTTTTGGTGCCAGCCACTATCTGCAGGTGCGCCTGCAAAGCCTGCAGGGCGAAAGGGTGGTGATCGAGGCGCAGCAGATCAACTTTATCGACTATTCCGGGGTGGAAATGCTGCACCAGGAGGCACGGCGGTTGCGCGGTCTTGGACGCAGTTTGACATTGCGCCGAGCCAGGCCGCAGGTGGTGGATGAGTTGAAGAAGCTGGAGGGGGCCGATAAGTGCCCCATCCATTTTGAAGACTGA
- a CDS encoding quinone oxidoreductase family protein, which yields MAKRIQFSAHGGPDVLEYVDYTPAEPGPQQVRVRNEAIGLNFIDTYFRSGLYAPPALPSGLGAEGAGVVDAIGSEVSQFKVGDRVAYGSGPLGAYSQFHVLPAANLVHLPDDISFEQAAGAMLKGLTVQYLLRQTYELKGGETILFHAAAGGVGSLACQWAKALGVKLIGTVSSAEKAAVAKSLGAWETIDYSKENVAQRVLELTDGKKVPVVYDGVGKDTWLTSLDSVAPRGLVVSFGNASGAVDGVNLGILSAKGSLYVTRPTLATYANNAENLQMMADDLFSMIKSGKVRIDINQRYPLADAAKAQTELSARRTTGSTILLP from the coding sequence ATGGCCAAACGTATCCAGTTCAGTGCCCATGGTGGCCCCGACGTACTTGAATATGTGGACTACACGCCGGCAGAGCCTGGCCCGCAACAGGTTCGAGTGCGTAACGAGGCGATTGGCCTGAACTTCATCGACACCTATTTTCGCAGTGGGCTGTACGCACCGCCGGCCTTGCCATCGGGCCTGGGGGCGGAAGGCGCCGGCGTGGTGGATGCCATCGGCAGCGAAGTCAGCCAATTCAAGGTCGGCGACCGCGTGGCCTACGGCAGCGGCCCACTGGGTGCCTACAGCCAATTCCACGTGCTGCCCGCCGCCAACCTGGTGCACCTGCCGGACGACATCAGCTTCGAACAAGCCGCCGGTGCCATGCTCAAGGGCCTCACCGTGCAATACCTGCTGCGCCAGACGTATGAACTGAAGGGTGGCGAAACCATCCTGTTCCATGCCGCAGCGGGTGGCGTGGGTTCCCTGGCCTGCCAATGGGCCAAGGCCCTGGGCGTGAAGTTGATCGGCACCGTCAGCTCGGCGGAAAAAGCCGCCGTGGCCAAATCCCTCGGCGCATGGGAAACCATCGACTACAGCAAGGAAAACGTCGCACAGCGCGTGCTGGAATTGACTGACGGCAAAAAGGTACCGGTGGTGTACGACGGCGTCGGCAAGGACACCTGGCTGACCTCCCTCGACAGCGTCGCGCCACGTGGGCTGGTAGTGAGCTTCGGCAATGCGTCAGGCGCCGTAGATGGGGTGAACCTGGGAATTCTGTCGGCAAAAGGCTCGCTGTACGTCACCCGGCCCACGCTGGCGACGTACGCCAACAATGCGGAAAACCTGCAGATGATGGCGGACGATCTGTTTTCAATGATCAAAAGCGGCAAGGTGCGCATTGATATCAACCAGCGGTATCCGCTGGCAGACGCGGCGAAGGCGCAGACGGAGCTGTCGGCGCGCCGTACCACGGGCTCGACGATTTTGCTGCCTTGA
- the rsmB gene encoding 16S rRNA (cytosine(967)-C(5))-methyltransferase RsmB, with the protein MNPRLAAAKALAAVLNGKASLNSSLPTQLDKVEDRDRGFTQDLAFGTARWQPRLSALAAKLLQKPFKAADADVEALLLVGLYQLLYTRVPAHAAIGETVGCADKLKKPWAKALLNAVLRRAQRESEALLAELEHDPVVRTAHPRWLQKSLKAFWPEQWEAICAANNAHPPMILRVNRRHHSRDAYLQLLTAAGINATPCVFSTDGIVLEAAADVRSLPGFAEGWISVQDEAAQLAADLLDLAPGQRVLDACCAPGGKTCHILELEKGLAGVVAVDLEAKRLVRVRENLARLGLDAELIAADGRDTATWWDGKPFQRILLDAPCSATGVIRRHPDIKLTRQPDDIAALAVLQGELLDALWPTLEVGGILLYATCSTLPTENTEVIEAFLARTSGARELDLATAAGIKQPHGRQLLAQEGGHDGFYYAKLIKIAAARG; encoded by the coding sequence ATGAACCCACGTCTGGCTGCCGCCAAGGCTCTCGCCGCTGTACTCAATGGCAAAGCTTCGCTGAACAGTTCGCTGCCCACGCAGTTGGACAAGGTTGAAGACCGTGATCGCGGCTTCACCCAGGACCTGGCCTTTGGTACCGCCCGTTGGCAGCCGCGCTTGTCGGCGCTGGCGGCCAAGCTGCTGCAAAAGCCGTTCAAGGCGGCGGACGCCGATGTGGAAGCGTTGCTGCTGGTGGGTCTGTATCAGTTGCTCTACACCCGCGTGCCGGCTCACGCCGCCATCGGCGAAACCGTCGGTTGCGCCGACAAGCTGAAAAAGCCCTGGGCCAAGGCCCTGCTCAACGCCGTGCTGCGCCGCGCCCAGCGCGAAAGCGAAGCACTGCTGGCCGAGCTGGAGCATGACCCGGTGGTGCGCACCGCCCACCCGCGCTGGCTGCAAAAATCTCTCAAGGCATTCTGGCCTGAGCAGTGGGAAGCGATTTGTGCGGCCAACAATGCGCACCCGCCAATGATTCTGCGGGTCAACCGTCGCCATCACAGCCGCGATGCGTACCTGCAATTGCTGACCGCGGCCGGTATCAACGCCACGCCTTGCGTGTTCAGCACCGACGGCATCGTGCTCGAAGCCGCCGCTGATGTACGCAGCCTGCCGGGCTTTGCCGAAGGCTGGATCAGTGTGCAGGACGAAGCCGCGCAGCTCGCCGCCGACCTGCTCGATCTCGCCCCAGGTCAGCGGGTACTCGATGCCTGCTGCGCCCCGGGCGGTAAGACGTGTCACATCCTGGAGCTCGAAAAAGGCCTGGCCGGCGTAGTCGCCGTCGATCTGGAAGCCAAACGCCTGGTGCGTGTGCGAGAAAACCTCGCACGCCTGGGCCTGGATGCCGAACTAATTGCCGCCGATGGCCGCGACACGGCCACCTGGTGGGACGGCAAACCCTTCCAGCGCATCCTGCTCGACGCACCGTGCTCCGCCACCGGTGTGATCCGCCGCCACCCGGACATCAAACTCACGCGCCAGCCCGACGACATCGCCGCCCTGGCCGTGCTGCAAGGTGAACTGCTCGACGCGCTGTGGCCGACCCTGGAAGTCGGCGGCATTCTGCTTTACGCCACCTGCTCGACCTTGCCCACCGAAAACACCGAGGTGATCGAAGCCTTCCTCGCCCGCACCAGCGGCGCGCGGGAACTGGACCTCGCCACGGCCGCCGGCATCAAGCAGCCCCACGGCCGCCAGTTGCTGGCGCAGGAAGGCGGGCATGATGGCTTCTACTACGCCAAACTGATCAAGATCGCCGCCGCGCGCGGCTGA
- the fmt gene encoding methionyl-tRNA formyltransferase: MTEPLRIVFAGTPEFAAEHLKALLASPYDIVAVYTQPDRPAGRGQKLMPSPVKQLALEHNIAVLQPPTLRNAEAQAELAALKPDLLVVVAYGLILPQVVLDIPRLGCINSHASLLPRWRGAAPIQRAVEAGDSESGVTVMRMEAGLDTGPMLLKVATAITAEDTGGSLHDRLAEMGPPAVIQAIAGLAAGTLEGEVQDDSLATYAHKLNKDEARLDWSRPAVELERLVRAFNPWPICHSTLNGEALKVLTATLADGKGAPGEIIGASKDGLLVACGEQALCLTRLQLPGGKALNFSDLFNSRREKFALGTVLGVAAQ, translated from the coding sequence ATGACCGAGCCACTGCGCATTGTTTTTGCCGGTACACCCGAATTTGCCGCCGAACACCTCAAGGCGCTGCTTGCCAGCCCTTATGACATCGTCGCGGTGTACACCCAGCCGGATCGCCCGGCCGGTCGCGGGCAAAAACTGATGCCGAGCCCGGTCAAGCAACTGGCGCTTGAACACAACATTGCTGTGCTGCAGCCACCGACCTTACGCAACGCCGAGGCCCAGGCCGAGCTGGCCGCGCTCAAGCCCGACCTGCTGGTGGTGGTGGCCTACGGTTTGATCCTGCCGCAGGTGGTGCTGGACATCCCGCGCCTGGGTTGCATCAACAGCCATGCCTCGCTGCTGCCACGCTGGCGCGGTGCGGCGCCGATCCAGCGCGCGGTGGAGGCGGGTGACAGCGAAAGCGGTGTGACCGTGATGCGCATGGAGGCGGGCTTGGACACTGGCCCGATGCTACTCAAAGTCGCCACGGCGATCACCGCCGAAGACACCGGCGGCAGCCTGCATGACCGCCTGGCTGAAATGGGCCCACCTGCCGTGATCCAGGCCATCGCCGGTCTCGCTGCCGGCACCCTGGAAGGCGAAGTGCAGGATGACAGCCTGGCCACCTACGCCCACAAATTGAACAAAGACGAAGCACGCCTCGACTGGAGCCGCCCGGCGGTGGAGCTGGAGCGTTTGGTGCGCGCGTTCAACCCGTGGCCGATCTGCCATAGCACCCTGAACGGCGAAGCCCTGAAAGTACTGACCGCGACCCTGGCCGACGGCAAAGGCGCCCCCGGCGAGATCATTGGCGCCAGCAAGGACGGCCTGTTGGTCGCCTGCGGTGAACAGGCACTGTGCCTGACGCGCCTGCAATTGCCCGGTGGCAAGGCGCTGAATTTCAGCGATTTGTTCAACAGCCGTCGTGAGAAATTTGCCCTTGGCACCGTACTCGGGGTGGCTGCGCAATGA
- a CDS encoding L-threonylcarbamoyladenylate synthase — protein MVNRWRVQEAAREIRAGAVIAYPTEAVWGLGCDPWNEEAVDRLLAIKNRSVDKGLILVADNIRQFDFLFEDFPDAWIERMASTWPGPNTWLVPHQDLLPEWVTGVHDTVALRVSDHPLVRDLCSLVGPLISTSANPQGRPAARTRIRVEQYFRGQVDVVLGGALGGRKNPSLIRDLVTGDVVRPS, from the coding sequence ATGGTCAACAGGTGGCGTGTGCAAGAAGCCGCACGAGAAATTCGCGCAGGCGCGGTGATTGCCTATCCAACCGAGGCGGTCTGGGGCCTGGGCTGCGACCCTTGGAACGAAGAAGCGGTGGACCGGCTGCTGGCGATCAAAAATCGCTCGGTGGACAAGGGCCTGATCCTGGTTGCCGACAATATTCGCCAGTTCGATTTTCTGTTTGAAGACTTCCCCGATGCGTGGATCGAACGCATGGCGAGCACCTGGCCGGGGCCGAATACCTGGCTGGTGCCTCATCAGGATTTGTTGCCGGAATGGGTGACCGGCGTGCATGACACGGTGGCGCTGCGGGTCAGCGATCACCCATTGGTGCGGGATTTGTGTTCACTGGTGGGGCCGTTGATTTCCACCTCGGCCAACCCTCAGGGCCGCCCGGCTGCCCGCACGCGGATTCGCGTGGAGCAGTATTTCCGCGGCCAGGTGGACGTGGTCTTGGGTGGCGCCTTGGGCGGGCGCAAGAACCCCAGCCTGATCCGTGACCTGGTGACGGGCGATGTGGTGCGTCCGTCGTAG
- the hemF gene encoding oxygen-dependent coproporphyrinogen oxidase → MTTRTEAVKAYLLDLQDRICSALETFETDTRFIEDAWTRPAGGGGRTRVIADGTVIEKGGVNFSHVFGSGLPPSASAHRPELAGRGFEALGVSLVIHPHNPHVPTSHANVRFFIAEKEGEEPVWWFGGGFDLTPYYGNEEDCIHWHRVAEQACAPFGPDVYARYKAWCDTYFHIKHRNEPRGIGGLFFDDLNEWGFDTCFAFIRAIGDAYIDAYLPIVQRRKAMAYTAQQREFQEFRRGRYVEFNLVYDRGTLFGLQSGGRTESILMSLPPQVRWSYDWKAEAGSEEARLTDYFLQDRDWLGLAAPKAAV, encoded by the coding sequence ATGACTACTCGCACCGAGGCTGTCAAAGCCTACCTGCTCGACCTGCAAGACCGCATTTGCAGCGCCCTGGAAACCTTCGAGACGGATACTCGCTTTATCGAAGACGCCTGGACCCGGCCTGCCGGCGGCGGCGGTCGCACCCGTGTGATCGCAGACGGCACGGTGATCGAAAAAGGCGGAGTTAACTTTTCCCACGTCTTTGGTAGCGGCCTCCCACCCTCCGCCAGCGCGCATCGTCCTGAACTGGCGGGTCGCGGCTTTGAAGCCCTTGGCGTGTCCCTGGTGATCCACCCGCACAACCCCCATGTACCGACTTCCCACGCCAACGTACGCTTTTTCATCGCCGAAAAAGAAGGCGAAGAGCCGGTATGGTGGTTCGGTGGCGGCTTCGACCTCACGCCCTACTACGGCAACGAAGAAGATTGCATCCACTGGCACCGCGTAGCCGAGCAGGCCTGTGCGCCGTTCGGCCCGGACGTGTACGCGCGCTACAAGGCGTGGTGCGACACGTATTTCCATATCAAGCACCGCAACGAGCCACGTGGCATCGGCGGCCTGTTCTTCGATGATTTGAACGAGTGGGGGTTCGACACCTGCTTCGCCTTCATCCGCGCCATCGGCGACGCTTACATCGACGCTTACCTGCCGATCGTGCAGCGCCGCAAAGCCATGGCCTATACCGCGCAGCAACGCGAATTCCAGGAATTTCGCCGTGGCCGCTATGTTGAATTCAACCTGGTCTACGACCGGGGCACCCTGTTCGGCCTGCAATCGGGCGGGCGTACCGAGTCGATCCTTATGTCGCTGCCGCCGCAAGTGCGCTGGAGCTACGACTGGAAGGCCGAAGCCGGCAGCGAAGAAGCACGCCTCACCGATTACTTCCTGCAAGACCGCGACTGGCTCGGCCTTGCCGCGCCCAAGGCGGCCGTCTGA